In Gemmatimonadota bacterium, the genomic window TGGTCAGCTTGGGCGAGAACACGCACGGGACTCGTGACTTCTTCGAGATGAAGGCTCGCGTGCTCCGCTTCCTGGTGGAGGAGATGGGGTTCGACGCCTTCGCGATCGAGGCGAGCTGGCCGGAGTCGAACCGCCTCGACCAGTACGTGCGCACAGGAGAGGGAGATCCCGCGGTGCTGCTCAGCGGACTCTACTTCTGGACGTGGCGAACCGAGTCGGTGCTCGAGATGATCGAATGGATGCGGGCCCACAACGCGGCCGGCGGAAACGTGGGCTTCTACGGCTTCGACATGCAGTATCCCGGCATGGCCATCTGGAATTTACGCAACTACATCGACGACGTGGATCCGGATCGCTCATACGAGGTCGCGGAGCACGTCCGGTGCCTGCAGTCGCTCGCCAACAACGCCCAAGGAGAGTTTCTCTTTGGCCGACTCGGGGACATGGAGTTCCTCTACCGCGAGTCGTGCCTGGCCACCCTGGACACGCTGGAGGCCGATTTCCTCCAGCGGGAGTCGGAGTACGTGACGGCGTCCTCCCAGACCGCGTTCGACATCGCTGCGCGGAGCCTACGGGTAGCGCTCCAGTTGGTTGAGATCTGGGTGGGGCGTCATTCGCGCGATCAAGTGATGGCGGACAATGCCGCCTGGATCACGAGCCAGCTCGGAAGCGATGGCAAGATCGTGCTGTGGGCGCACAACTTCCACGTGTCCACAAATCCCGTGGCGATGGGGGCTGATCTCCGTAGGGTTTTCGGGGACGACATGGTCGTCATCGGATTCTCGCACACCGAAGGCGATTTCACGGCCGCGACGCAGTCTGGTCGGCCTCTACTGGCCTCGCGGTGCACAGTTTGAGATCACGCAGAGATCTTTCGTACGAGCACTACTTCTCCTCAGCCGGCATGCCGAGTTTCATCCTCGATCTCCGGGCACCGGACCTCGTTTCGGGGGACAGAGCCTGGCTGGCTGGCCCACGCGAGGCCCGCGGTATCGGGTGCTGCTACGATCCGGGCATGCCCTCGCGGTACTGGTCCTCGCAGCGCCTCCCGGAGCTCTACGACGCGATCATACATATCGAGCGCACGCGCGCCACGACCGTTCTGCCGGCCACTCTCCCGACGGACTTTTCGGGGAACTGAAGCAAGTGTGAGGACTGCGGCCACGAACGGCTCCTCCCATACTCGTGCAAGGGCCGTGGCACATGTCCCTCATGCAACACACGGCGCATGACCGAGGTCGCCGCCCACGTCACCGATCACGTGCTGCCTCACCTTCCGGTCCGCCCGTGGGTGCTGAGCCTTCCGAAGCGGCATGGATAGGTAGTTCTATGGCCCTAATGGGTCTGAAAGGACTAGGTCGGGACGAGCGAGGTGACGAGGCGCGCGGAGGGCCGGAGTAGGGAGGCGGACGGTAAGCGCGAGCTTGATCGTTTAGCGCTGGCGTGAGACCTCATGTCGGCCGGTCTGGTCCTCCCCTTCAGGTTATCGCGACCCGTCAAAGGGCTTTTGTTTCGGCTATCCCGCCAAATCGTGGGCAGCGGGAACGGCACGGTCGCGTTTCCGGGGCGGATCGAGGCTGACGACGCGGAGTCGGCTCGACAACCTCACCCGCCTCCAGGTACCCGGTTCTTACTACGTGGGCTGGGTCCGCGTCACGGTCACTCCAGGCGCTGCGGAGCCGTTTCCGTTCGAGCTCCGAGTGGTCCCGCACTGGAAGTACTGGTAGCGTCAGGCCTTTGCTCCAAGGCGCTCCTCGCCGTCACTCGCGATCCGATCGGTATCCCGAGAATTCGATTCCCGTCATGCGGGCGAGATCGTAGTGCCAGGTGGCGATGTCGTTGCGATTGAAGCCAGCGAGCGAATCGTGTCCGCAGGCGCGGGCGAGGACCTTCATCAGCTCGACCGCGCTCTCGAAAAAGCGGGCGAGCCGCTCAGCGCCGACGTCGATGTCGAGACGCTTGCGCAACTCCGGATTCTGAGTGGCGACGCCGGAGGGGCATAGGTTGGTGTTACAGATCCGTGCCGCGACGCAACCGATAGCCTGAATCGCCGAATTCGCGAGCGCGATACCGTCGGCCCCGAGTGCCATCGCCTTCACGAAGTCCGGTGG contains:
- a CDS encoding erythromycin esterase family protein, with the protein product MSRHRLLVVVGLTAATACGSEPITLPIDPEPVEVPAAATAWLQANAIPFGGTFLDAPHTDIEPLREIVGDARVVSLGENTHGTRDFFEMKARVLRFLVEEMGFDAFAIEASWPESNRLDQYVRTGEGDPAVLLSGLYFWTWRTESVLEMIEWMRAHNAAGGNVGFYGFDMQYPGMAIWNLRNYIDDVDPDRSYEVAEHVRCLQSLANNAQGEFLFGRLGDMEFLYRESCLATLDTLEADFLQRESEYVTASSQTAFDIAARSLRVALQLVEIWVGRHSRDQVMADNAAWITSQLGSDGKIVLWAHNFHVSTNPVAMGADLRRVFGDDMVVIGFSHTEGDFTAATQSGRPLLASRCTV
- a CDS encoding erythromycin esterase family protein, whose product is MRSRRDLSYEHYFSSAGMPSFILDLRAPDLVSGDRAWLAGPREARGIGCCYDPGMPSRYWSSQRLPELYDAIIHIERTRATTVLPATLPTDFSGN